From a single Larimichthys crocea isolate SSNF chromosome XIII, L_crocea_2.0, whole genome shotgun sequence genomic region:
- the ice1 gene encoding little elongation complex subunit 1 isoform X2 → MMPGDSQSKMLAIAADATVGDCQNCSVLYQSLNEYVSSFVALKQKIAVSDDSIRLQQQLEELQIRLVTLEKKTADYESVQAELEENKVALKAYEQMSEQMEQLKQENSKTMAEKNKLEDQMKEANEVTETQALENAQLKREMAVIENELLKVQTSLKISQAQADQVEKLIEENTKTTSIKDSLENKVGLLEDSIRKQNHQIFQLTKEKNLLEGNVYDLQKRLLKLERERSKEYRSTSTQASVPEEPKVDKEKFRMLLENLWACVEPQPQPSANLLHLPVSESSSKQVPPPPPLNRCRSLQSNTSHKIGESNGYPMQTDATYTLLKLSPPGRKAYKHQALLHPTSPEKRTDTPKKKKRLPKKHKTKESSLDTSEVSYEEIMALFKPLPPCLSPLSDMETNMDPMETDDGGQENHPKPSNDSVPLQQEESLLITTPVSDYCLESSALPTEEDVDLPVVTTEEVENISKDLGPNELSGVTEMKGKISTDGEEVHLKKEMQTVCLVSAASSSISDAAVVSLSEEPSCNVNPSSICETENSMEKAKDDHSETITKMDVDTSPSAVVGAKTVTPDDEESLGRSDTTVISEEAGNIQLVTSSVTSKTFVDSVRDTEAANTDGSAMDSCSLEQGSQDTAVSEPQEKEGCLGKDAGMPGDIPRLLNSSDGISTVSNKNVDKKLENDVSTKPVEENGNETQGTGGVLLKVEVKESHADQESAQVNTEIPSKKDVDAETVNSEILVDHRPPSDRQERKNIDCEPLKENTHSLCRVLSPSCLFPTVKTHTLETHPSTEKLNVDVNIEHFSTNQKPLQPVPCVEQEDVVKKDIVKDKSNHKVSKNKLDTINPTASLKQTVAATCLESSPNVQPPQCIGQVRSEMGPPLPRLLTPLLTPPKAGKSINPRQAIGKLSFPSPMDRPASPTTPIQAHLTPNSQQMSSTLNSPLPPNGVPSSPLQFGSATPKHALPVPGRLPLTAMTSSPSSSSSPSQENSMRILDTMYPELSAHARTLSILRGNVSLGIGSSESGLLPTTAGSQMSGFKTINSTSTAFTKTEVRGEKRRSISMLQPKTSKCLRLDNCSPTVSRKQVPSSSSSSGEETTLPQTLRPKNETTSPTTAEQNLIVNAFKKIEDQCFDLLVVIQSHLHVGNLPKKPVLRSEEKEVITEFCQGRLEDDMILAILKKLKAEKGDLSGNYLQALCRVYTGLCRQKRDWEKAHILAYSILTEDFPDAAKLILFMVATWPNVLSHTSPLCQAIHAVTKLKAEENLHKALSAFLGWEKNPPCDVDELISRALSNIRSGSSLSFTKHSRYGDDLGSEAWEQVFTLNLLCTHKKWRWTYENVLGPELWPLMNTWVLQPRDQQGPISDVTVATVLRLIGRLGQLGIKERCVSSVLSVASVINAFGKHGQTEGVPWAVQLAAIYCISELSPCNPKTALDALAGWRGETSQSVPPAVTSCIYQLASVCRQVKS, encoded by the exons ATGATGCCAGGGGACAGTCAGTCCAAGATGCTGGCTATCGCCGCGGACGCGACGGTCGGAGACTGTCAGAACTGCTCCGTGTTGTACCAG AGCCTGAACGAGTATGTGTCGTCATTTGTGGCACTGAAGCAGAAGATCGCGGTTTCAGA TGATTCAATTAGGCTCCAACAACAGCTGGAAGAGCTGCAGATCAGATTGGTTACTCTGGAGAAAAAGACAGCAGACTATGAATCTGTGCAAGCAGAACTGGAAGAAAATAAG gttGCTCTGAAAGCCTATGAACAGATGTCTGAACAGATGGAACAACTTAAGCAGGAAAACAGCAAGACAATGGCTGA GAAAAATAAACTTGAAGACCAGATGAAGGAGGCAAACG aagtgacagaaacacaggCACTTGAAAATGCACAACTGAAGAGGGAAATGGCCGTCATTGAGAATGAGTTATTGAAAGTACAG ACGTCTTTGAAGATATCTCAGGCACAAGCAGACCAAGTTGAAAAACTGATAGAGGAGAACACCAAGACAACAAGCAT AAAGGACAGCCTTGAAAATAAAGTTGGACTGCTCGAAG ACTCAATTCGCAAACAGAATCATCAAATATTCCAACTGACTAAAGAGAAGAATCTGCTAGAGGGAAATGTTTACGATCTCCAG AAGAGACTGCTGAAACTGGAACGAGAAAGGAGTAAAG AGTATAGAAGCACATCAACTCAAGCAAGTGTACCTGAGGAGCCTAAAGTTGATAAAG AAAAGTTCCGAATGCTGCTTGAGAATTTGTGGGCATGTGTAGAGCCGCAGCCACAGCCTTCTGCAAACCTGTTACACTTACCTG TTTCAGAGTCCAGTTCCAAGCAAGttccacccccccctccactAAACAGATGCCGCTCTCTTCAGAGTAACACGTCTCACAAGATCGGTGAATCCAACGGTTACCCCATGCAGACAGATGCCACTTATACACTGTTAAAACTCTCTCCTCCTGGACGGAAAGCCTACAAGCATCAAGCACTTCTGCACCCAACAAGTCCAGAGAAGCGGACAGACActcccaaaaagaaaaagcgaTTGCCCAAGAAGCACAAAACTAAAGAGTCATCTTTGGACACCTCAGAAGTATCTTATGAGGAGATAATGGCATTGTTTAAACCACTGCCTCCCTGCTTATCACCCCTTTCAGATATG GAGACAAACATGGATCCTATGGAGACCGACGATGGAGGACAGGAGAACCATCCTAAACCCTCCAATGACTCTGTTCCCCTTCAACAAGAGGAGTCCTTACTCATCACAACACCAGTGTCAGACTACTGTCTGGAATCTTCAGCTCTACCAACAGAGGAGGATGTGGACTTGCCAGTGGTCACAACAGAGGAAGTGGAAAACATTTCCAAAGACTTGGGACCAAATGAGTTGAGTGGTGTTACTGAAATGAAGGGCAAAATCAGCACAGATGGTGAAGAAGTGcatcttaaaaaagaaatgcagactGTGTGTTTAGTATCAGCAGCATCTTCTTCTATATCAGACGCAGCAGTGGTGTCATTAAGTGAAGAGCCATCCTGTAATGTAAATCCCAGTAGCAtctgtgaaactgaaaattctATGGAAAAGGCGAAGGACGATCATTCAGAGACGATAACAAAGATGGATGTAGACACAAGCCCTAGTGCTGTTGTTGGTGCCAAAACGGTCACTCCTGATGATGAAGAATCACTCGGAAGAAGTGATACAACTGTCATCTCTGAGGAAGCAGGAAATATACAGCTAGTTACTTCCTCTGTAACTTCCAAAACATTTGTTGACTctgtgagagacacagaggctgCGAATACAGATGGTTCAGCAATGGATTCTTGTAGTTTGGAACAGGGCAGTCAAGATACTGCAGTCTCAGAGCCTCAGGAGAAAGAAGGATGTCTCGGCAAGGATGCAGGCATGCCAGGAGATATCCCCCGTTTGTTGAACAGCAGTGATGGCATCAGTACTGTCTCAAATAAAAACGTTGACAAGAAACTTGAAAATGATGTATCCACAAAACCTGTTGAGGAAAATGGGAATGAAACACAAGGAACTGGAGGAGTGCTGTTGAAAGTGGAAGTTAAAGAGTCCCATGCTGACCAGGAATCTGCTCAAGTGAACACTGAAATTCCTTCGAAAAAGGATGTTGATGCAGAGACAGTAAACAGTGAAATACTAGTAGACCACAGACCTCCTTCTGACAGGCAAGAAAGGAAGAACATTGACTGTGaacctttaaaagaaaatacacattctCTCTGCAGGGTGTTAAGTCCTTCTTGTCTGTTTCCCACTGTAAAAACGCACACTTTGGAAACTCATCCAAGCACAGAAAAATTGAATGTTGATGTTAACATTGAGCACTTTTCAACAAACCAAAAACCTCTACAACCTGTGCCCTGTGTAGAGCAAGAAGATGTTGTTAAGAAGGATATAGTCAAAGACAAAAGTAACCATAAAGTGAGCAAAAACAAATTGGACACCATTAATCCGACTGCTTCGTTGAAGCAGACTGTCGCTGCAACATGTTTGGAATCAAGTCCAAACGTTCAACCACCACAATGCATTGGCCAAGTTCGCTCTGAAATgggtcctcctcttcctcgtctccTAACCCCTCTGCTCACACCTCCAAAGGCAGGCAAATCAATCAATCCAAGACAGGCTATTGGGAAACTCTCATTTCCCTCACCCATGGATAGACCAGCTTCGCCCACCACTCCCATCCAGGCCCACTTGACACCCAACAGTCAGCAGATGAGTTCAACTCTAAACAGTCCACTTCCTCCAAACGGAGTTCCCTCATCACCACTTCAATTTGGCTCTGCCACTCCAAAACATGCCTTGCCGGTCCCAGGACGCCTGCCCCTGACGGCAATGACTTCTTCCCCGTCGTCTTCCTCCAGTCCATCTCAGGAAAACTCCATGAGGATTCTTGACACCATGTACCCAGAGCTCTCAGCCCATGCTCGAACTCTGAGCATTCTCAGGGGGAATGTCAGTCTCGGCATTGGTTCATCAGAGAGCGGATTATTACCTACGACAGCAGGTAGTCAGATGTCTGGCTTTAAAACTATTAACTCCACTTCAACGGCTTTCACCAAGACtgaggtgagaggagaaaaaagacgCTCCATCAGCATGCTTCAACCTAAAACCAGCAAATGTCTCCGGCTAGATAACTGCTCTCCTACTGTCAGTCGCAAGCAGGtgccttcttcctcctccagcagtGGAGAGGAGACCACCTTACCCCAGACTCTGAGGCCTAAAAATGAGACAACCTCTCCAACCACCGCAGAGCAAAATCTAATAGTCAacgcttttaaaaaaattgaagACCAGTGTTTTGATCTATTAGTTGTGATTCAGAGCCATCTGCATGTTGGTAACCTGCCCAAAAAGCCCGTCTTgagaagtgaggagaaggaggtcaTCACTGAGTTTTGCCAAGGCAGATTG GAAGATGATATGATTCTTGCCATCctgaaaaaactgaaagcaGAGAAAGGAGACCTCAGCGGGAACTACCTCCAGGCCCTCTGCAGAGTCTACACGGGGCTTTGTAGACAGAAGAGGGACTGGGAGAAGGCTCACATCCTGGCCTACAGCATTCTCACAGAAG ATTTTCCAGATGCTGCTAAGCTGATTTTGTTCATGGTGGCAACATGGCCCAATGTTCTCTCACATACTAGTCCCCTGTGCCAGGCGATACATGCTGTCACCAAgctgaaagcagaagaaaacCTACACAAAGCCCTTTCAGCATTCCTTGGTTGGGAAAAG AATCCTCCCTGCGACGTTGATGAGCTGATCTCCAGAGCACTTTCTAATATTCGGTCAGGGTCGAGTCTGTCTTTTACTAAACACAGCCGGTACGGGGACGACCTGGGGAGTGAAGCTTGGGAACAAGTCTTCACGCTGAACCTCCTTTGTACGCACAAGAAGTGGAGGTGGACCTATGAAAATGTATTGGg ccCGGAGTTGTGGCCATTAATGAACACTTGGGTGTTACAGCCCAGAGATCAACAAGGACCCATCTCTGATGTCACTGTTGCCACTGTACTCCGACTTATAG GACGCCTTGGTCAGCTGGGCATCAAAGAGAggtgtgtttcctctgtgttaAGTGTTGCCAGCGTCATCAACGCATTTGGAAAGCATGGACAGACTGAAG GTGTGCCATGGGCGGTCCAGTTAGCAGCCATCTACTGCATCTCAGAGCTGTCTCCCTGCAACCCCAAAACAGCCCTGGATGCCCTCgcaggatggagaggagaaacGTCTCAGAGCGTCCCTCCTGCTGTTACCAGCTGCATTTACCAGTTAGCCTCTGTCTGCAGACAGGTTAAGagctga
- the ice1 gene encoding little elongation complex subunit 1 isoform X1 has product MMPGDSQSKMLAIAADATVGDCQNCSVLYQSLNEYVSSFVALKQKIAVSDDSIRLQQQLEELQIRLVTLEKKTADYESVQAELEENKVALKAYEQMSEQMEQLKQENSKTMAEKNKLEDQMKEANEVTETQALENAQLKREMAVIENELLKVQTSLKISQAQADQVEKLIEENTKTTSIKDSLENKVGLLEDSIRKQNHQIFQLTKEKNLLEGNVYDLQKRLLKLERERSKEYRSTSTQASVPEEPKVDKEKFRMLLENLWACVEPQPQPSANLLHLPVSESSSKQVPPPPPLNRCRSLQSNTSHKIGESNGYPMQTDATYTLLKLSPPGRKAYKHQALLHPTSPEKRTDTPKKKKRLPKKHKTKESSLDTSEVSYEEIMALFKPLPPCLSPLSDMETNMDPMETDDGGQENHPKPSNDSVPLQQEESLLITTPVSDYCLESSALPTEEDVDLPVVTTEEVENISKDLGPNELSGVTEMKGKISTDGEEVHLKKEMQTVCLVSAASSSISDAAVVSLSEEPSCNVNPSSICETENSMEKAKDDHSETITKMDVDTSPSAVVGAKTVTPDDEESLGRSDTTVISEEAGNIQLVTSSVTSKTFVDSVRDTEAANTDGSAMDSCSLEQGSQDTAVSEPQEKEGCLGKDAGMPGDIPRLLNSSDGISTVSNKNVDKKLENDVSTKPVEENGNETQGTGGVLLKVEVKESHADQESAQVNTEIPSKKDVDAETVNSEILVDHRPPSDRQERKNIDCEPLKENTHSLCRVLSPSCLFPTVKTHTLETHPSTEKLNVDVNIEHFSTNQKPLQPVPCVEQEDVVKKDIVKDKSNHKVSKNKLDTINPTASLKQTVAATCLESSPNVQPPQCIGQVRSEMGPPLPRLLTPLLTPPKAGKSINPRQAIGKLSFPSPMDRPASPTTPIQAHLTPNSQQMSSTLNSPLPPNGVPSSPLQFGSATPKHALPVPGRLPLTAMTSSPSSSSSPSQENSMRILDTMYPELSAHARTLSILRGNVSLGIGSSESGLLPTTAGSQMSGFKTINSTSTAFTKTEVRGEKRRSISMLQPKTSKCLRLDNCSPTVSRKQVPSSSSSSGEETTLPQTLRPKNETTSPTTAEQNLIVNAFKKIEDQCFDLLVVIQSHLHVGNLPKKPVLRSEEKEVITEFCQGRLEDDMILAILKKLKAEKGDLSGNYLQALCRVYTGLCRQKRDWEKAHILAYSILTEDFPDAAKLILFMVATWPNVLSHTSPLCQAIHAVTKLKAEENLHKALSAFLGWEKNPPCDVDELISRALSNIRSGSSLSFTKHSRYGDDLGSEAWEQVFTLNLLCTHKKWRWTYENVLGPELWPLMNTWVLQPRDQQGPISDVTVATVLRLIGRLGQLGIKERCVSSVLSVASVINAFGKHGQTEGVPWAVQLAAIYCISELSPCNPKTALDALAGWRGETSQSVPPAVTSCIYQLASVCRQVKS; this is encoded by the exons ATGATGCCAGGGGACAGTCAGTCCAAGATGCTGGCTATCGCCGCGGACGCGACGGTCGGAGACTGTCAGAACTGCTCCGTGTTGTACCAG AGCCTGAACGAGTATGTGTCGTCATTTGTGGCACTGAAGCAGAAGATCGCGGTTTCAGA TGATTCAATTAGGCTCCAACAACAGCTGGAAGAGCTGCAGATCAGATTGGTTACTCTGGAGAAAAAGACAGCAGACTATGAATCTGTGCAAGCAGAACTGGAAGAAAATAAG gttGCTCTGAAAGCCTATGAACAGATGTCTGAACAGATGGAACAACTTAAGCAGGAAAACAGCAAGACAATGGCTGA GAAAAATAAACTTGAAGACCAGATGAAGGAGGCGAATG aagtgacagaaacacaggCACTTGAAAATGCACAACTGAAGAGGGAAATGGCCGTCATTGAGAATGAGTTATTGAAAGTACAG ACGTCTTTGAAGATATCTCAGGCACAAGCAGACCAAGTTGAAAAACTGATAGAGGAGAACACCAAGACAACAAGCAT AAAGGACAGCCTTGAAAATAAAGTTGGACTGCTCGAAG ACTCAATTCGCAAACAGAATCATCAAATATTCCAACTGACTAAAGAGAAGAATCTGCTAGAGGGAAATGTTTACGATCTCCAG AAGAGACTGCTGAAACTGGAACGAGAAAGGAGTAAAG AGTATAGAAGCACATCAACTCAAGCAAGTGTACCTGAGGAGCCTAAAGTTGATAAAG AAAAGTTCCGAATGCTGCTTGAGAATTTGTGGGCATGTGTAGAGCCGCAGCCACAGCCTTCTGCAAACCTGTTACACTTACCTG TTTCAGAGTCCAGTTCCAAGCAAGttccacccccccctccactAAACAGATGCCGCTCTCTTCAGAGTAACACGTCTCACAAGATCGGTGAATCCAACGGTTACCCCATGCAGACAGATGCCACTTATACACTGTTAAAACTCTCTCCTCCTGGACGGAAAGCCTACAAGCATCAAGCACTTCTGCACCCAACAAGTCCAGAGAAGCGGACAGACActcccaaaaagaaaaagcgaTTGCCCAAGAAGCACAAAACTAAAGAGTCATCTTTGGACACCTCAGAAGTATCTTATGAGGAGATAATGGCATTGTTTAAACCACTGCCTCCCTGCTTATCACCCCTTTCAGATATG GAGACAAACATGGATCCTATGGAGACCGACGATGGAGGACAGGAGAACCATCCTAAACCCTCCAATGACTCTGTTCCCCTTCAACAAGAGGAGTCCTTACTCATCACAACACCAGTGTCAGACTACTGTCTGGAATCTTCAGCTCTACCAACAGAGGAGGATGTGGACTTGCCAGTGGTCACAACAGAGGAAGTGGAAAACATTTCCAAAGACTTGGGACCAAATGAGTTGAGTGGTGTTACTGAAATGAAGGGCAAAATCAGCACAGATGGTGAAGAAGTGcatcttaaaaaagaaatgcagactGTGTGTTTAGTATCAGCAGCATCTTCTTCTATATCAGACGCAGCAGTGGTGTCATTAAGTGAAGAGCCATCCTGTAATGTAAATCCCAGTAGCAtctgtgaaactgaaaattctATGGAAAAGGCGAAGGACGATCATTCAGAGACGATAACAAAGATGGATGTAGACACAAGCCCTAGTGCTGTTGTTGGTGCCAAAACGGTCACTCCTGATGATGAAGAATCACTCGGAAGAAGTGATACAACTGTCATCTCTGAGGAAGCAGGAAATATACAGCTAGTTACTTCCTCTGTAACTTCCAAAACATTTGTTGACTctgtgagagacacagaggctgCGAATACAGATGGTTCAGCAATGGATTCTTGTAGTTTGGAACAGGGCAGTCAAGATACTGCAGTCTCAGAGCCTCAGGAGAAAGAAGGATGTCTCGGCAAGGATGCAGGCATGCCAGGAGATATCCCCCGTTTGTTGAACAGCAGTGATGGCATCAGTACTGTCTCAAATAAAAACGTTGACAAGAAACTTGAAAATGATGTATCCACAAAACCTGTTGAGGAAAATGGGAATGAAACACAAGGAACTGGAGGAGTGCTGTTGAAAGTGGAAGTTAAAGAGTCCCATGCTGACCAGGAATCTGCTCAAGTGAACACTGAAATTCCTTCGAAAAAGGATGTTGATGCAGAGACAGTAAACAGTGAAATACTAGTAGACCACAGACCTCCTTCTGACAGGCAAGAAAGGAAGAACATTGACTGTGaacctttaaaagaaaatacacattctCTCTGCAGGGTGTTAAGTCCTTCTTGTCTGTTTCCCACTGTAAAAACGCACACTTTGGAAACTCATCCAAGCACAGAAAAATTGAATGTTGATGTTAACATTGAGCACTTTTCAACAAACCAAAAACCTCTACAACCTGTGCCCTGTGTAGAGCAAGAAGATGTTGTTAAGAAGGATATAGTCAAAGACAAAAGTAACCATAAAGTGAGCAAAAACAAATTGGACACCATTAATCCGACTGCTTCGTTGAAGCAGACTGTCGCTGCAACATGTTTGGAATCAAGTCCAAACGTTCAACCACCACAATGCATTGGCCAAGTTCGCTCTGAAATgggtcctcctcttcctcgtctccTAACCCCTCTGCTCACACCTCCAAAGGCAGGCAAATCAATCAATCCAAGACAGGCTATTGGGAAACTCTCATTTCCCTCACCCATGGATAGACCAGCTTCGCCCACCACTCCCATCCAGGCCCACTTGACACCCAACAGTCAGCAGATGAGTTCAACTCTAAACAGTCCACTTCCTCCAAACGGAGTTCCCTCATCACCACTTCAATTTGGCTCTGCCACTCCAAAACATGCCTTGCCGGTCCCAGGACGCCTGCCCCTGACGGCAATGACTTCTTCCCCGTCGTCTTCCTCCAGTCCATCTCAGGAAAACTCCATGAGGATTCTTGACACCATGTACCCAGAGCTCTCAGCCCATGCTCGAACTCTGAGCATTCTCAGGGGGAATGTCAGTCTCGGCATTGGTTCATCAGAGAGCGGATTATTACCTACGACAGCAGGTAGTCAGATGTCTGGCTTTAAAACTATTAACTCCACTTCAACGGCTTTCACCAAGACtgaggtgagaggagaaaaaagacgCTCCATCAGCATGCTTCAACCTAAAACCAGCAAATGTCTCCGGCTAGATAACTGCTCTCCTACTGTCAGTCGCAAGCAGGtgccttcttcctcctccagcagtGGAGAGGAGACCACCTTACCCCAGACTCTGAGGCCTAAAAATGAGACAACCTCTCCAACCACCGCAGAGCAAAATCTAATAGTCAacgcttttaaaaaaattgaagACCAGTGTTTTGATCTATTAGTTGTGATTCAGAGCCATCTGCATGTTGGTAACCTGCCCAAAAAGCCCGTCTTgagaagtgaggagaaggaggtcaTCACTGAGTTTTGCCAAGGCAGATTG GAAGATGATATGATTCTTGCCATCctgaaaaaactgaaagcaGAGAAAGGAGACCTCAGCGGGAACTACCTCCAGGCCCTCTGCAGAGTCTACACGGGGCTTTGTAGACAGAAGAGGGACTGGGAGAAGGCTCACATCCTGGCCTACAGCATTCTCACAGAAG ATTTTCCAGATGCTGCTAAGCTGATTTTGTTCATGGTGGCAACATGGCCCAATGTTCTCTCACATACTAGTCCCCTGTGCCAGGCGATACATGCTGTCACCAAgctgaaagcagaagaaaacCTACACAAAGCCCTTTCAGCATTCCTTGGTTGGGAAAAG AATCCTCCCTGCGACGTTGATGAGCTGATCTCCAGAGCACTTTCTAATATTCGGTCAGGGTCGAGTCTGTCTTTTACTAAACACAGCCGGTACGGGGACGACCTGGGGAGTGAAGCTTGGGAACAAGTCTTCACGCTGAACCTCCTTTGTACGCACAAGAAGTGGAGGTGGACCTATGAAAATGTATTGGg ccCGGAGTTGTGGCCATTAATGAACACTTGGGTGTTACAGCCCAGAGATCAACAAGGACCCATCTCTGATGTCACTGTTGCCACTGTACTCCGACTTATAG GACGCCTTGGTCAGCTGGGCATCAAAGAGAggtgtgtttcctctgtgttaAGTGTTGCCAGCGTCATCAACGCATTTGGAAAGCATGGACAGACTGAAG GTGTGCCATGGGCGGTCCAGTTAGCAGCCATCTACTGCATCTCAGAGCTGTCTCCCTGCAACCCCAAAACAGCCCTGGATGCCCTCgcaggatggagaggagaaacGTCTCAGAGCGTCCCTCCTGCTGTTACCAGCTGCATTTACCAGTTAGCCTCTGTCTGCAGACAGGTTAAGagctga